A single window of Oncorhynchus clarkii lewisi isolate Uvic-CL-2024 chromosome 10, UVic_Ocla_1.0, whole genome shotgun sequence DNA harbors:
- the LOC139418183 gene encoding transcriptional regulator ERG-like isoform X4, translating into MIQTGTDPAGPTKEALSVVSEDQSLFECTYGTPHHAKAEMAAAAASEYGQTAKMSPRVHQQDWLSQPPTRVTIKMECSSGQVNGNRNSPDECSVGKNGKLSSGGEGSTPVTYSSYLEDKHIAPPNMTTNERRVIVPADPTLWSTEHVRQWLEWAVKEYGLLDVDVALFHNMDGKDLCKMSKEDFQRLTLSYNADILLSHLHYLRERGASFIFPNTPVYPTDNSPRVSTRPDLAYEAARRAGWPTQAVSSTKGSQPSPVIVTKTEEQRPQLDPYQILGPTSSRLANPDVGRDSNKPQSADIALLLSFKGSGQIQLWQFLLELLSDSTNSGCITWEGTNGEFKMTDPDEVARRWGERKSKPNMNYDKLSRALRYYYDKNIMTKVHGKRYAYKFDFHGIAQALQPHPPESSMYKYPSDLSYMSTYHTHQQKVNFVTPHPQALPVNSSSFFAGPNPYWNSPTGGIYPNTRHPGAHMPSHLGTYY; encoded by the exons GAAGCGTTGTCGGTGGTGAGTGAGGACCAGTCGCTGTTCGAGTGCACCTACGGAACGCCCCACCACGCCAAGGCTGAGATGGCGGCGGCGGCGGCCAGCGAGTACGGCCAGACGGCCAAGATGAGCCCCAGGGTGCACCAGCAGGACTGGCTGTCCCAGCCGCCCACCCGCGTCACCATCAAGATGGAGTGCAGCAGTGGACAGGTCAACGGCAACAG AAACTCTCCTGACGAATGCAGCGTGGGGAAGAACGGGAAGCTGTCCAGTGGAGGAGAGGGCAGCACCCCTGTCACTTACAGCAGTTACCTGGAGGACAAGCACATCGCTCCCCCCAACATGACCACCAATGAGCGCCGCGTCATTGTTCCCGCAG ATCCCACACTCTGGTCCACGGAGCATGTGCGCCAGTGGCTGGAGTGGGCAGTTAAGGAGTATGGCTTGCTGGACGTGGACGTGGCTCTCTTCCACAACATGGACGGCAAGGACCTGTGCAAGATGAGCAAGGAGGACTTTCAGAGGCTCACGCTCAGCTACAACGCAGACATCCTGCTCTCCCACCTGCACTACCTCAGAGAGA GAGGTGCAAGTTTTATTTTCCCCAACACTCCCGTTTATCCCACTGACAACTCCCCCAGAGTCTCCACTAGGCCAG ACCTGGCATATGAAGCAGCCAGAAGAGCTGGATGGCCTACACAAGCTGTGTCTTCCACCAAAG GTTCCCAGCCCTCCCCAGTCATTGTCACCAAAACAGAGGAGCAGAGGCCTCAGCTAG ATCCTTACCAGATCCTGGGGCCCACGAGCAGCAGGCTGGCAAACCCCG ACGTTGGCCGGGACTCAAACAAACCGCAATCCGCCGACATCGCACTACTCTTGAGCTTTAAAG GCTCGGGACAGATACAGTTGTGGCAGTTCCTGCTGGAGCTCCTGTCAGACAGCACCAACTCTGGCTGCATCACCTGGGAGGGCACCAATGGCGAGTTCAAGATGACCGACCCTGACGAGGTGGCAAGGCGCTGGGGCGAGAGGAAGAGCAAGCCCAACATGAACTACGACAAGCTGAGCCGTGCCTTGCGCTACTACTACGACAAGAACATCATGACCAAGGTGCACGGCAAGCGCTACGCCTACAAGTTTGACTTCCACGGCATTGCCCAGGCCCTGCAGCCTCACCCTCCAGAGTCCTCCATGTACAAGTACCCCTCCGATCTGTCTTACATGAGCACCTACCATACACACCAGCAGAAGGTCAACTTCGTCACGCCCCACCCCCAAGCGCTACCCGTCAACTCCTCCAGCTTCTTTGCTGGCCCCAACCCCTACTGGAACTCTCCCACTGGAGGTATCTACCCCAACACCCGGCACCCAGGCGCTCACATGCCCTCCCACCTGGGCACGTACTATTAG
- the LOC139418183 gene encoding transcriptional regulator Erg-like isoform X3: MIQTGTDPAGPTKEALSVVSEDQSLFECTYGTPHHAKAEMAAAAASEYGQTAKMSPRVHQQDWLSQPPTRVTIKMECSSGQVNGNRNSPDECSVGKNGKLSSGGEGSTPVTYSSYLEDKHIAPPNMTTNERRVIVPADPTLWSTEHVRQWLEWAVKEYGLLDVDVALFHNMDGKDLCKMSKEDFQRLTLSYNADILLSHLHYLRETPLPHLTSDDVDKALQNSPRLMHARNTGGASFIFPNTPVYPTDNSPRVSTRPDLAYEAARRAGWPTQAVSSTKGSQPSPVIVTKTEEQRPQLDPYQILGPTSSRLANPGSGQIQLWQFLLELLSDSTNSGCITWEGTNGEFKMTDPDEVARRWGERKSKPNMNYDKLSRALRYYYDKNIMTKVHGKRYAYKFDFHGIAQALQPHPPESSMYKYPSDLSYMSTYHTHQQKVNFVTPHPQALPVNSSSFFAGPNPYWNSPTGGIYPNTRHPGAHMPSHLGTYY; this comes from the exons GAAGCGTTGTCGGTGGTGAGTGAGGACCAGTCGCTGTTCGAGTGCACCTACGGAACGCCCCACCACGCCAAGGCTGAGATGGCGGCGGCGGCGGCCAGCGAGTACGGCCAGACGGCCAAGATGAGCCCCAGGGTGCACCAGCAGGACTGGCTGTCCCAGCCGCCCACCCGCGTCACCATCAAGATGGAGTGCAGCAGTGGACAGGTCAACGGCAACAG AAACTCTCCTGACGAATGCAGCGTGGGGAAGAACGGGAAGCTGTCCAGTGGAGGAGAGGGCAGCACCCCTGTCACTTACAGCAGTTACCTGGAGGACAAGCACATCGCTCCCCCCAACATGACCACCAATGAGCGCCGCGTCATTGTTCCCGCAG ATCCCACACTCTGGTCCACGGAGCATGTGCGCCAGTGGCTGGAGTGGGCAGTTAAGGAGTATGGCTTGCTGGACGTGGACGTGGCTCTCTTCCACAACATGGACGGCAAGGACCTGTGCAAGATGAGCAAGGAGGACTTTCAGAGGCTCACGCTCAGCTACAACGCAGACATCCTGCTCTCCCACCTGCACTACCTCAGAGAGA CTCCACTTCCTCACTTGACTTCCGATGATGTTGACAAAGCCTTACAAAACTCCCCGCGGTTAATGCATGCTCGCAACACAG GAGGTGCAAGTTTTATTTTCCCCAACACTCCCGTTTATCCCACTGACAACTCCCCCAGAGTCTCCACTAGGCCAG ACCTGGCATATGAAGCAGCCAGAAGAGCTGGATGGCCTACACAAGCTGTGTCTTCCACCAAAG GTTCCCAGCCCTCCCCAGTCATTGTCACCAAAACAGAGGAGCAGAGGCCTCAGCTAG ATCCTTACCAGATCCTGGGGCCCACGAGCAGCAGGCTGGCAAACCCCG GCTCGGGACAGATACAGTTGTGGCAGTTCCTGCTGGAGCTCCTGTCAGACAGCACCAACTCTGGCTGCATCACCTGGGAGGGCACCAATGGCGAGTTCAAGATGACCGACCCTGACGAGGTGGCAAGGCGCTGGGGCGAGAGGAAGAGCAAGCCCAACATGAACTACGACAAGCTGAGCCGTGCCTTGCGCTACTACTACGACAAGAACATCATGACCAAGGTGCACGGCAAGCGCTACGCCTACAAGTTTGACTTCCACGGCATTGCCCAGGCCCTGCAGCCTCACCCTCCAGAGTCCTCCATGTACAAGTACCCCTCCGATCTGTCTTACATGAGCACCTACCATACACACCAGCAGAAGGTCAACTTCGTCACGCCCCACCCCCAAGCGCTACCCGTCAACTCCTCCAGCTTCTTTGCTGGCCCCAACCCCTACTGGAACTCTCCCACTGGAGGTATCTACCCCAACACCCGGCACCCAGGCGCTCACATGCCCTCCCACCTGGGCACGTACTATTAG
- the LOC139418183 gene encoding transcriptional regulator Erg-like isoform X1: protein MIQTGTDPAGPTKEALSVVSEDQSLFECTYGTPHHAKAEMAAAAASEYGQTAKMSPRVHQQDWLSQPPTRVTIKMECSSGQVNGNRNSPDECSVGKNGKLSSGGEGSTPVTYSSYLEDKHIAPPNMTTNERRVIVPADPTLWSTEHVRQWLEWAVKEYGLLDVDVALFHNMDGKDLCKMSKEDFQRLTLSYNADILLSHLHYLRETPLPHLTSDDVDKALQNSPRLMHARNTGGASFIFPNTPVYPTDNSPRVSTRPDLAYEAARRAGWPTQAVSSTKGSQPSPVIVTKTEEQRPQLDPYQILGPTSSRLANPDVGRDSNKPQSADIALLLSFKGSGQIQLWQFLLELLSDSTNSGCITWEGTNGEFKMTDPDEVARRWGERKSKPNMNYDKLSRALRYYYDKNIMTKVHGKRYAYKFDFHGIAQALQPHPPESSMYKYPSDLSYMSTYHTHQQKVNFVTPHPQALPVNSSSFFAGPNPYWNSPTGGIYPNTRHPGAHMPSHLGTYY, encoded by the exons GAAGCGTTGTCGGTGGTGAGTGAGGACCAGTCGCTGTTCGAGTGCACCTACGGAACGCCCCACCACGCCAAGGCTGAGATGGCGGCGGCGGCGGCCAGCGAGTACGGCCAGACGGCCAAGATGAGCCCCAGGGTGCACCAGCAGGACTGGCTGTCCCAGCCGCCCACCCGCGTCACCATCAAGATGGAGTGCAGCAGTGGACAGGTCAACGGCAACAG AAACTCTCCTGACGAATGCAGCGTGGGGAAGAACGGGAAGCTGTCCAGTGGAGGAGAGGGCAGCACCCCTGTCACTTACAGCAGTTACCTGGAGGACAAGCACATCGCTCCCCCCAACATGACCACCAATGAGCGCCGCGTCATTGTTCCCGCAG ATCCCACACTCTGGTCCACGGAGCATGTGCGCCAGTGGCTGGAGTGGGCAGTTAAGGAGTATGGCTTGCTGGACGTGGACGTGGCTCTCTTCCACAACATGGACGGCAAGGACCTGTGCAAGATGAGCAAGGAGGACTTTCAGAGGCTCACGCTCAGCTACAACGCAGACATCCTGCTCTCCCACCTGCACTACCTCAGAGAGA CTCCACTTCCTCACTTGACTTCCGATGATGTTGACAAAGCCTTACAAAACTCCCCGCGGTTAATGCATGCTCGCAACACAG GAGGTGCAAGTTTTATTTTCCCCAACACTCCCGTTTATCCCACTGACAACTCCCCCAGAGTCTCCACTAGGCCAG ACCTGGCATATGAAGCAGCCAGAAGAGCTGGATGGCCTACACAAGCTGTGTCTTCCACCAAAG GTTCCCAGCCCTCCCCAGTCATTGTCACCAAAACAGAGGAGCAGAGGCCTCAGCTAG ATCCTTACCAGATCCTGGGGCCCACGAGCAGCAGGCTGGCAAACCCCG ACGTTGGCCGGGACTCAAACAAACCGCAATCCGCCGACATCGCACTACTCTTGAGCTTTAAAG GCTCGGGACAGATACAGTTGTGGCAGTTCCTGCTGGAGCTCCTGTCAGACAGCACCAACTCTGGCTGCATCACCTGGGAGGGCACCAATGGCGAGTTCAAGATGACCGACCCTGACGAGGTGGCAAGGCGCTGGGGCGAGAGGAAGAGCAAGCCCAACATGAACTACGACAAGCTGAGCCGTGCCTTGCGCTACTACTACGACAAGAACATCATGACCAAGGTGCACGGCAAGCGCTACGCCTACAAGTTTGACTTCCACGGCATTGCCCAGGCCCTGCAGCCTCACCCTCCAGAGTCCTCCATGTACAAGTACCCCTCCGATCTGTCTTACATGAGCACCTACCATACACACCAGCAGAAGGTCAACTTCGTCACGCCCCACCCCCAAGCGCTACCCGTCAACTCCTCCAGCTTCTTTGCTGGCCCCAACCCCTACTGGAACTCTCCCACTGGAGGTATCTACCCCAACACCCGGCACCCAGGCGCTCACATGCCCTCCCACCTGGGCACGTACTATTAG
- the LOC139418183 gene encoding transcriptional regulator ERG-like isoform X7: protein MIQTGTDPAGPTKEALSVVSEDQSLFECTYGTPHHAKAEMAAAAASEYGQTAKMSPRVHQQDWLSQPPTRVTIKMECSSGQVNGNRNSPDECSVGKNGKLSSGGEGSTPVTYSSYLEDKHIAPPNMTTNERRVIVPADPTLWSTEHVRQWLEWAVKEYGLLDVDVALFHNMDGKDLCKMSKEDFQRLTLSYNADILLSHLHYLRERGASFIFPNTPVYPTDNSPRVSTRPDLAYEAARRAGWPTQAVSSTKGSQPSPVIVTKTEEQRPQLDPYQILGPTSSRLANPGSGQIQLWQFLLELLSDSTNSGCITWEGTNGEFKMTDPDEVARRWGERKSKPNMNYDKLSRALRYYYDKNIMTKVHGKRYAYKFDFHGIAQALQPHPPESSMYKYPSDLSYMSTYHTHQQKVNFVTPHPQALPVNSSSFFAGPNPYWNSPTGGIYPNTRHPGAHMPSHLGTYY, encoded by the exons GAAGCGTTGTCGGTGGTGAGTGAGGACCAGTCGCTGTTCGAGTGCACCTACGGAACGCCCCACCACGCCAAGGCTGAGATGGCGGCGGCGGCGGCCAGCGAGTACGGCCAGACGGCCAAGATGAGCCCCAGGGTGCACCAGCAGGACTGGCTGTCCCAGCCGCCCACCCGCGTCACCATCAAGATGGAGTGCAGCAGTGGACAGGTCAACGGCAACAG AAACTCTCCTGACGAATGCAGCGTGGGGAAGAACGGGAAGCTGTCCAGTGGAGGAGAGGGCAGCACCCCTGTCACTTACAGCAGTTACCTGGAGGACAAGCACATCGCTCCCCCCAACATGACCACCAATGAGCGCCGCGTCATTGTTCCCGCAG ATCCCACACTCTGGTCCACGGAGCATGTGCGCCAGTGGCTGGAGTGGGCAGTTAAGGAGTATGGCTTGCTGGACGTGGACGTGGCTCTCTTCCACAACATGGACGGCAAGGACCTGTGCAAGATGAGCAAGGAGGACTTTCAGAGGCTCACGCTCAGCTACAACGCAGACATCCTGCTCTCCCACCTGCACTACCTCAGAGAGA GAGGTGCAAGTTTTATTTTCCCCAACACTCCCGTTTATCCCACTGACAACTCCCCCAGAGTCTCCACTAGGCCAG ACCTGGCATATGAAGCAGCCAGAAGAGCTGGATGGCCTACACAAGCTGTGTCTTCCACCAAAG GTTCCCAGCCCTCCCCAGTCATTGTCACCAAAACAGAGGAGCAGAGGCCTCAGCTAG ATCCTTACCAGATCCTGGGGCCCACGAGCAGCAGGCTGGCAAACCCCG GCTCGGGACAGATACAGTTGTGGCAGTTCCTGCTGGAGCTCCTGTCAGACAGCACCAACTCTGGCTGCATCACCTGGGAGGGCACCAATGGCGAGTTCAAGATGACCGACCCTGACGAGGTGGCAAGGCGCTGGGGCGAGAGGAAGAGCAAGCCCAACATGAACTACGACAAGCTGAGCCGTGCCTTGCGCTACTACTACGACAAGAACATCATGACCAAGGTGCACGGCAAGCGCTACGCCTACAAGTTTGACTTCCACGGCATTGCCCAGGCCCTGCAGCCTCACCCTCCAGAGTCCTCCATGTACAAGTACCCCTCCGATCTGTCTTACATGAGCACCTACCATACACACCAGCAGAAGGTCAACTTCGTCACGCCCCACCCCCAAGCGCTACCCGTCAACTCCTCCAGCTTCTTTGCTGGCCCCAACCCCTACTGGAACTCTCCCACTGGAGGTATCTACCCCAACACCCGGCACCCAGGCGCTCACATGCCCTCCCACCTGGGCACGTACTATTAG
- the LOC139418183 gene encoding transcriptional regulator Erg-like isoform X8: MASTIKEALSVVSEDQSLFECTYGTPHHAKAEMAAAAASEYGQTAKMSPRVHQQDWLSQPPTRVTIKMECSSGQVNGNRNSPDECSVGKNGKLSSGGEGSTPVTYSSYLEDKHIAPPNMTTNERRVIVPADPTLWSTEHVRQWLEWAVKEYGLLDVDVALFHNMDGKDLCKMSKEDFQRLTLSYNADILLSHLHYLRERGASFIFPNTPVYPTDNSPRVSTRPDLAYEAARRAGWPTQAVSSTKGSQPSPVIVTKTEEQRPQLDPYQILGPTSSRLANPGSGQIQLWQFLLELLSDSTNSGCITWEGTNGEFKMTDPDEVARRWGERKSKPNMNYDKLSRALRYYYDKNIMTKVHGKRYAYKFDFHGIAQALQPHPPESSMYKYPSDLSYMSTYHTHQQKVNFVTPHPQALPVNSSSFFAGPNPYWNSPTGGIYPNTRHPGAHMPSHLGTYY, from the exons GAAGCGTTGTCGGTGGTGAGTGAGGACCAGTCGCTGTTCGAGTGCACCTACGGAACGCCCCACCACGCCAAGGCTGAGATGGCGGCGGCGGCGGCCAGCGAGTACGGCCAGACGGCCAAGATGAGCCCCAGGGTGCACCAGCAGGACTGGCTGTCCCAGCCGCCCACCCGCGTCACCATCAAGATGGAGTGCAGCAGTGGACAGGTCAACGGCAACAG AAACTCTCCTGACGAATGCAGCGTGGGGAAGAACGGGAAGCTGTCCAGTGGAGGAGAGGGCAGCACCCCTGTCACTTACAGCAGTTACCTGGAGGACAAGCACATCGCTCCCCCCAACATGACCACCAATGAGCGCCGCGTCATTGTTCCCGCAG ATCCCACACTCTGGTCCACGGAGCATGTGCGCCAGTGGCTGGAGTGGGCAGTTAAGGAGTATGGCTTGCTGGACGTGGACGTGGCTCTCTTCCACAACATGGACGGCAAGGACCTGTGCAAGATGAGCAAGGAGGACTTTCAGAGGCTCACGCTCAGCTACAACGCAGACATCCTGCTCTCCCACCTGCACTACCTCAGAGAGA GAGGTGCAAGTTTTATTTTCCCCAACACTCCCGTTTATCCCACTGACAACTCCCCCAGAGTCTCCACTAGGCCAG ACCTGGCATATGAAGCAGCCAGAAGAGCTGGATGGCCTACACAAGCTGTGTCTTCCACCAAAG GTTCCCAGCCCTCCCCAGTCATTGTCACCAAAACAGAGGAGCAGAGGCCTCAGCTAG ATCCTTACCAGATCCTGGGGCCCACGAGCAGCAGGCTGGCAAACCCCG GCTCGGGACAGATACAGTTGTGGCAGTTCCTGCTGGAGCTCCTGTCAGACAGCACCAACTCTGGCTGCATCACCTGGGAGGGCACCAATGGCGAGTTCAAGATGACCGACCCTGACGAGGTGGCAAGGCGCTGGGGCGAGAGGAAGAGCAAGCCCAACATGAACTACGACAAGCTGAGCCGTGCCTTGCGCTACTACTACGACAAGAACATCATGACCAAGGTGCACGGCAAGCGCTACGCCTACAAGTTTGACTTCCACGGCATTGCCCAGGCCCTGCAGCCTCACCCTCCAGAGTCCTCCATGTACAAGTACCCCTCCGATCTGTCTTACATGAGCACCTACCATACACACCAGCAGAAGGTCAACTTCGTCACGCCCCACCCCCAAGCGCTACCCGTCAACTCCTCCAGCTTCTTTGCTGGCCCCAACCCCTACTGGAACTCTCCCACTGGAGGTATCTACCCCAACACCCGGCACCCAGGCGCTCACATGCCCTCCCACCTGGGCACGTACTATTAG
- the LOC139418183 gene encoding transcriptional regulator Erg-like isoform X5: MASTIKEALSVVSEDQSLFECTYGTPHHAKAEMAAAAASEYGQTAKMSPRVHQQDWLSQPPTRVTIKMECSSGQVNGNRNSPDECSVGKNGKLSSGGEGSTPVTYSSYLEDKHIAPPNMTTNERRVIVPADPTLWSTEHVRQWLEWAVKEYGLLDVDVALFHNMDGKDLCKMSKEDFQRLTLSYNADILLSHLHYLRETPLPHLTSDDVDKALQNSPRLMHARNTGGASFIFPNTPVYPTDNSPRVSTRPDLAYEAARRAGWPTQAVSSTKGSQPSPVIVTKTEEQRPQLDPYQILGPTSSRLANPGSGQIQLWQFLLELLSDSTNSGCITWEGTNGEFKMTDPDEVARRWGERKSKPNMNYDKLSRALRYYYDKNIMTKVHGKRYAYKFDFHGIAQALQPHPPESSMYKYPSDLSYMSTYHTHQQKVNFVTPHPQALPVNSSSFFAGPNPYWNSPTGGIYPNTRHPGAHMPSHLGTYY, encoded by the exons GAAGCGTTGTCGGTGGTGAGTGAGGACCAGTCGCTGTTCGAGTGCACCTACGGAACGCCCCACCACGCCAAGGCTGAGATGGCGGCGGCGGCGGCCAGCGAGTACGGCCAGACGGCCAAGATGAGCCCCAGGGTGCACCAGCAGGACTGGCTGTCCCAGCCGCCCACCCGCGTCACCATCAAGATGGAGTGCAGCAGTGGACAGGTCAACGGCAACAG AAACTCTCCTGACGAATGCAGCGTGGGGAAGAACGGGAAGCTGTCCAGTGGAGGAGAGGGCAGCACCCCTGTCACTTACAGCAGTTACCTGGAGGACAAGCACATCGCTCCCCCCAACATGACCACCAATGAGCGCCGCGTCATTGTTCCCGCAG ATCCCACACTCTGGTCCACGGAGCATGTGCGCCAGTGGCTGGAGTGGGCAGTTAAGGAGTATGGCTTGCTGGACGTGGACGTGGCTCTCTTCCACAACATGGACGGCAAGGACCTGTGCAAGATGAGCAAGGAGGACTTTCAGAGGCTCACGCTCAGCTACAACGCAGACATCCTGCTCTCCCACCTGCACTACCTCAGAGAGA CTCCACTTCCTCACTTGACTTCCGATGATGTTGACAAAGCCTTACAAAACTCCCCGCGGTTAATGCATGCTCGCAACACAG GAGGTGCAAGTTTTATTTTCCCCAACACTCCCGTTTATCCCACTGACAACTCCCCCAGAGTCTCCACTAGGCCAG ACCTGGCATATGAAGCAGCCAGAAGAGCTGGATGGCCTACACAAGCTGTGTCTTCCACCAAAG GTTCCCAGCCCTCCCCAGTCATTGTCACCAAAACAGAGGAGCAGAGGCCTCAGCTAG ATCCTTACCAGATCCTGGGGCCCACGAGCAGCAGGCTGGCAAACCCCG GCTCGGGACAGATACAGTTGTGGCAGTTCCTGCTGGAGCTCCTGTCAGACAGCACCAACTCTGGCTGCATCACCTGGGAGGGCACCAATGGCGAGTTCAAGATGACCGACCCTGACGAGGTGGCAAGGCGCTGGGGCGAGAGGAAGAGCAAGCCCAACATGAACTACGACAAGCTGAGCCGTGCCTTGCGCTACTACTACGACAAGAACATCATGACCAAGGTGCACGGCAAGCGCTACGCCTACAAGTTTGACTTCCACGGCATTGCCCAGGCCCTGCAGCCTCACCCTCCAGAGTCCTCCATGTACAAGTACCCCTCCGATCTGTCTTACATGAGCACCTACCATACACACCAGCAGAAGGTCAACTTCGTCACGCCCCACCCCCAAGCGCTACCCGTCAACTCCTCCAGCTTCTTTGCTGGCCCCAACCCCTACTGGAACTCTCCCACTGGAGGTATCTACCCCAACACCCGGCACCCAGGCGCTCACATGCCCTCCCACCTGGGCACGTACTATTAG
- the LOC139418183 gene encoding transcriptional regulator Erg-like isoform X6 → MASTIKEALSVVSEDQSLFECTYGTPHHAKAEMAAAAASEYGQTAKMSPRVHQQDWLSQPPTRVTIKMECSSGQVNGNRNSPDECSVGKNGKLSSGGEGSTPVTYSSYLEDKHIAPPNMTTNERRVIVPADPTLWSTEHVRQWLEWAVKEYGLLDVDVALFHNMDGKDLCKMSKEDFQRLTLSYNADILLSHLHYLRERGASFIFPNTPVYPTDNSPRVSTRPDLAYEAARRAGWPTQAVSSTKGSQPSPVIVTKTEEQRPQLDPYQILGPTSSRLANPDVGRDSNKPQSADIALLLSFKGSGQIQLWQFLLELLSDSTNSGCITWEGTNGEFKMTDPDEVARRWGERKSKPNMNYDKLSRALRYYYDKNIMTKVHGKRYAYKFDFHGIAQALQPHPPESSMYKYPSDLSYMSTYHTHQQKVNFVTPHPQALPVNSSSFFAGPNPYWNSPTGGIYPNTRHPGAHMPSHLGTYY, encoded by the exons GAAGCGTTGTCGGTGGTGAGTGAGGACCAGTCGCTGTTCGAGTGCACCTACGGAACGCCCCACCACGCCAAGGCTGAGATGGCGGCGGCGGCGGCCAGCGAGTACGGCCAGACGGCCAAGATGAGCCCCAGGGTGCACCAGCAGGACTGGCTGTCCCAGCCGCCCACCCGCGTCACCATCAAGATGGAGTGCAGCAGTGGACAGGTCAACGGCAACAG AAACTCTCCTGACGAATGCAGCGTGGGGAAGAACGGGAAGCTGTCCAGTGGAGGAGAGGGCAGCACCCCTGTCACTTACAGCAGTTACCTGGAGGACAAGCACATCGCTCCCCCCAACATGACCACCAATGAGCGCCGCGTCATTGTTCCCGCAG ATCCCACACTCTGGTCCACGGAGCATGTGCGCCAGTGGCTGGAGTGGGCAGTTAAGGAGTATGGCTTGCTGGACGTGGACGTGGCTCTCTTCCACAACATGGACGGCAAGGACCTGTGCAAGATGAGCAAGGAGGACTTTCAGAGGCTCACGCTCAGCTACAACGCAGACATCCTGCTCTCCCACCTGCACTACCTCAGAGAGA GAGGTGCAAGTTTTATTTTCCCCAACACTCCCGTTTATCCCACTGACAACTCCCCCAGAGTCTCCACTAGGCCAG ACCTGGCATATGAAGCAGCCAGAAGAGCTGGATGGCCTACACAAGCTGTGTCTTCCACCAAAG GTTCCCAGCCCTCCCCAGTCATTGTCACCAAAACAGAGGAGCAGAGGCCTCAGCTAG ATCCTTACCAGATCCTGGGGCCCACGAGCAGCAGGCTGGCAAACCCCG ACGTTGGCCGGGACTCAAACAAACCGCAATCCGCCGACATCGCACTACTCTTGAGCTTTAAAG GCTCGGGACAGATACAGTTGTGGCAGTTCCTGCTGGAGCTCCTGTCAGACAGCACCAACTCTGGCTGCATCACCTGGGAGGGCACCAATGGCGAGTTCAAGATGACCGACCCTGACGAGGTGGCAAGGCGCTGGGGCGAGAGGAAGAGCAAGCCCAACATGAACTACGACAAGCTGAGCCGTGCCTTGCGCTACTACTACGACAAGAACATCATGACCAAGGTGCACGGCAAGCGCTACGCCTACAAGTTTGACTTCCACGGCATTGCCCAGGCCCTGCAGCCTCACCCTCCAGAGTCCTCCATGTACAAGTACCCCTCCGATCTGTCTTACATGAGCACCTACCATACACACCAGCAGAAGGTCAACTTCGTCACGCCCCACCCCCAAGCGCTACCCGTCAACTCCTCCAGCTTCTTTGCTGGCCCCAACCCCTACTGGAACTCTCCCACTGGAGGTATCTACCCCAACACCCGGCACCCAGGCGCTCACATGCCCTCCCACCTGGGCACGTACTATTAG